A section of the Rattus norvegicus strain BN/NHsdMcwi chromosome 15, GRCr8, whole genome shotgun sequence genome encodes:
- the Defb30 gene encoding beta-defensin 30 precursor — protein MGSLQLILVLFVLLSDVPPVRSGVNMYIRQIYDTCWKLKGHCRNVCGKKEIFHIFCGTQFLCCIERKEMPVLFVK, from the exons ATGGGGAGCCTACAGTTGATCCTTGTGCTCTTTGTCTTGCTCTCCGATGTTCCTCCAG TTAGAAGTGGAGTGAACATGTACATAAGACAGATTTACGATACATGCTGGAAACTAAAAGGGCATTGCAGGAATGtatgtggaaaaaaagaaatttttcacattttttgtGGTACTCAATTTCTGTGCTgtatagaaagaaaggaaatgccCGTTCTCTTCGTGAAGTAG
- the Defb43 gene encoding beta-defensin 43 precursor — translation MRLLLSILGVLTLLSILPLARSFLANQECFSEYRHCRMKCKANEYAIRYCADWTICCRVKKREAKKKIMW, via the exons ATGAGGCTGCTGCTTTCAATCCTGGGGGTCCTCACCTTGTTATCCATACTTCCTCTGG CCAGAAGCTTCCTGGCGAATCAGGAGTGTTTTTCCGAGTACCGCCACTGCAGGATGAAGTGCAAAGCCAACGAATACGCCATCAGATACTGTGCGGACTGGACCATCTGCTGTCGGGTGAAGAAGAGAGAAGCCAAGAAGAAGATTATGTGGTGA